The segment ataatttttttccctAGCGAGGGATTGCACGTAGAGGATTGTAACCGTGATGTTTTCTTCGTTCTCTCCTAGGACTGGATGCTCGAGGATTTCTATTTGGGCCGCTTCTGGCTCAGAGATTAGGAATAGGATTTGCTCCAATTAGAAAAAAAGGGAAGCTCCCTGGCCCCACGTTATCAGTAGCTTATAGTCTGGAGTATGCAAAGGTACCTCCAGTTatccagtatcacatctagTCCACTTGCAGTTATTCATTATGTAACTCAGCAGTGTTGTTTCAGGCCGAGGCAGAGATGCAGGAAGATGCGGTTTCTGCAGGACAGAAGATCCTGATCATTGATGATTTACTGGCTACTGGAGGTGAGCAAGAGATCTGAATGCAGCTTAATCTGCCAACAGCAACAGTGTAACCTCTTGTGTGTTCGTCAGGAACTCTGTACGCGGCGTGTGAGCTGATCAAACAGCAGAAGGCCGAGGTGCTGGGCTGTCTCGTGGTGGTTGAACTCAAGTATCTCAGTGGATCTGACAAGCTGAAGCCATCTCCTGTGTTCTCTCTAATCCAGTACTGACGGTCTGGAGCTTTCACGTGACGTGGACTGCCTCAGAGGAACTGTGTATTTTCACATGATGGTTTACATTTCAGAAATATGAAGAATTCCAATCAATTTTATACCCTTTGGGGTTTTGATGGTCTTAATTCCACTATGAGAATTAGACAGAAACTGGTTGCGTCTAAAATTGCATACTTTGAGTAGGTACTacttatgaataattaatctgtggtagtgatgggagaaacgaagcatttcaaaacattgaatCAATTGATTCGCAAAATGTTTCAGTGTTTCGAAGCGCTGGAAACGCCACACGCTGGTGCCCCCTGCTGGTCAGAGCAGTGTAAATGCTGCAAAAActcatgcataaaaacacctttaaCAAACCAattacaaatgttttattgaaggTATCATCTATTAAATGCAGTTAAATCTAATATCACTAAAGCTTGGTTCAGACTTTTAACTATTCTTCCTTTTTATTATACAAAGGtgtcaataaatatataaaactggtAAAAATCATGGTTCATGGGTTCACAGAGATCATTTATGACCtaacaaagcctcatttactgaaatcacgtgactttggatACACATACATCTCTTCAGTGGGTTGTACTGTTGTATTCAATGTGTTTTTGGATTATTTTGCTGACGAAACTCTGCAAATATATCTCCCAGAAATGTCAGCTGTGATCAAGAAGCTTTTTTACAGCAGATGCCATTAAAAACTAGTGCTGGGTAGATTATTGTTACTTACAAATTGTAATCGGTTACTAACTCCAAATTACATGACTAAAATTGTAGTTAGTTACGTAATCCAATACACATTTTAGGTAATATAATCGGTCTACTTTTTGgattacttttgacctaactTGTTTATCACATTGAATTGGATAATCTTGTAacatattgatataaaaatagtaaataCTAAGAAAAAGTAAATATATTCCAATCTTTTTCAACAACCTGAAGcgcattaaatattacaatatgacagggtttcccaaactggggtttGTGAGAGAACTGCAAGGGTTTGAGTTTAATGAAAagctataaattaaataaatcataagttaaaatagttttaaaaagagaaaaaaaaaccatcCCAAATACAGTGACAAGACTTTCTGAATAtgtacttttaatttttttagaaaggAACATGTAGGCTAAAACATGAAAGAGTCTGGGAGAATCAATAAATTACGATTTACTGTCATTGTAAATAGtataagttttatttttatagcaaTAATATTGCTGTATAGATGTAATCATGATATATATCATATCCATTAAAAAACTAGTCttattagattatattacatttaaaaacaattacTTCATTTTTGGAAtatgattacatgtaatcagcACTGCTGAAACATGGTTAGTCTATCCCACACAGCCTCGATTTCATACCGGTCATGGCGCTGCTCTGAATAAGCGCTATACATTTACCATGTTGTCATCATCATGTGACTtaccagcgtcagttgcgtTTCTTCCCTGCCATTTCACAAATGCTGTAAGTCATTCAGGTACTTTTCACCTaccgttttttttttgccta is part of the Chanodichthys erythropterus isolate Z2021 chromosome 11, ASM2448905v1, whole genome shotgun sequence genome and harbors:
- the aprt gene encoding adenine phosphoribosyltransferase, with the protein product MAEKLDFIAQCIRTFPDFPTKGIPFKDIFPILKDPKALAAVTDLFEEHVRNTFPQVDLIVGLDARGFLFGPLLAQRLGIGFAPIRKKGKLPGPTLSVAYSLEYAKAEAEMQEDAVSAGQKILIIDDLLATGGTLYAACELIKQQKAEVLGCLVVVELKYLSGSDKLKPSPVFSLIQY